In Methanoregula sp., a single window of DNA contains:
- the rpiA gene encoding ribose-5-phosphate isomerase RpiA, producing the protein MDSTTRDPAIAKRAAGYKAADMVKDGMIIGLGTGSTVMYTMERLSRRMQEGLTISGIPTSFQTAIRAREYRIPLTTLDDHPVIDLAVDGADEVDPQLRLIKGRGAAHTREKCVAAAARRFIVVVDEQKMVPRLDGLVPVEVVPFAIRPVMDQLRAMGCTPVLREGVKKDGPVITDNMNFILDAKFKTITEPEKLEASIGLIPGVVESGLFCNFTAKTTVIVGGEKKCRIIP; encoded by the coding sequence ATGGACTCAACGACACGTGATCCCGCAATCGCCAAACGTGCAGCAGGCTACAAGGCAGCAGACATGGTAAAAGACGGTATGATCATCGGCCTTGGCACGGGTTCCACGGTCATGTATACCATGGAACGGCTCTCCCGGCGCATGCAGGAAGGGCTCACGATTTCTGGTATCCCGACATCCTTCCAGACGGCAATCAGGGCCCGTGAATATCGCATACCGTTAACAACCCTCGATGATCATCCGGTAATCGACCTGGCTGTTGACGGGGCGGATGAAGTTGACCCGCAGCTGCGACTGATCAAAGGCCGGGGAGCAGCCCATACACGGGAGAAATGCGTAGCTGCTGCTGCACGCCGGTTTATTGTCGTTGTCGATGAGCAGAAGATGGTCCCCCGTCTGGATGGTCTGGTACCGGTAGAAGTTGTCCCGTTTGCCATCCGGCCCGTGATGGATCAGCTCAGGGCAATGGGATGTACGCCGGTGCTGCGGGAAGGTGTGAAAAAAGACGGCCCGGTGATCACCGACAACATGAATTTCATTCTCGATGCGAAATTCAAAACCATTACCGAACCCGAAAAACTTGAGGCATCCATTGGCCTTATCCCCGGCGTCGTGGAGAGCGGGCTATTCTGTAATTTTACAGCAAAAACCACCGTTATTGTCGGTGGTGAAAAAAAATGCAGGATTATCCCTTAG
- a CDS encoding dihydrofolate reductase family protein: MISPADRPHVLMMSEITADGKLTLKKGASSKILMKYMAHETELLLHTTRAEYDAIMVGANTIRIDNSFLTVRYVQGKSPLRVIPCSMGDIPLDANVLGTDAPTAIAVCEAAPKDRIDAIKKKGAHVIVAGKTHVELPLLLKILKEKFGINKLMIEGGPTLNWHMLHDRLVDEIRLIHLPFIVGGADTPSLVGGMHINTEDEMIRLNLKKYYMCGSNLVSEFDVLYTKE, from the coding sequence ATGATCTCACCTGCCGATCGACCGCATGTATTGATGATGTCGGAGATCACCGCTGACGGTAAGCTCACACTAAAAAAGGGCGCATCTTCAAAGATACTGATGAAATATATGGCCCATGAAACCGAGCTGCTGCTCCATACCACCCGGGCGGAATATGATGCGATCATGGTGGGTGCCAACACCATCCGTATCGATAACTCATTTCTTACGGTCCGCTATGTGCAGGGCAAGAGCCCGCTCCGGGTGATCCCGTGCAGCATGGGAGATATCCCGCTCGATGCAAACGTGCTGGGAACAGACGCCCCTACCGCGATTGCCGTCTGTGAAGCGGCACCTAAAGACCGCATTGATGCGATAAAAAAGAAAGGAGCGCACGTGATTGTTGCCGGCAAAACCCATGTCGAACTCCCGCTGCTCTTAAAGATCCTCAAAGAAAAATTTGGCATAAACAAGCTGATGATCGAAGGCGGACCTACACTCAACTGGCATATGCTCCATGATCGGCTCGTTGACGAGATCCGCCTGATACACCTGCCGTTCATTGTCGGGGGTGCTGATACCCCGTCACTGGTAGGGGGTATGCATATCAATACTGAAGACGAGATGATCCGGCTCAATCTGAAGAAATATTATATGTGCGGCAGCAACCTCGTTTCCGAGTTCGATGTCCTCTACACAAAGGAGTAA
- a CDS encoding TATA-box-binding protein, giving the protein MKVRPEDSLKIENIVASAKVTDYLDLPDIASKIPGAEYNKKRFPGVVLRMQDPKIAALVFGSGKVVLTGAKSVDSLSKGLNILGGLLRDLGIAIPKKLDYKIQNIVTSADLATPINLNKIAVGFNLDRIEYEPEQFPGLVYRLEVPKVVVLLFGSGKLIITGGKEPEDAKKAVIKILSDLRSLGLM; this is encoded by the coding sequence ATGAAGGTCAGACCAGAAGATTCCCTCAAGATTGAAAACATTGTTGCCTCAGCAAAGGTGACCGATTATCTGGATCTACCCGATATTGCATCCAAGATTCCGGGCGCAGAATATAACAAGAAGCGTTTCCCCGGCGTTGTTCTCCGGATGCAGGATCCCAAGATCGCAGCGCTCGTCTTTGGTTCGGGAAAAGTAGTGTTAACCGGTGCAAAGAGTGTTGACAGCCTGAGCAAAGGACTCAATATCCTTGGCGGCCTCCTGCGCGACCTGGGTATTGCTATCCCCAAGAAACTGGATTACAAGATCCAGAACATTGTCACGTCCGCAGATCTTGCCACGCCAATTAACTTAAACAAGATCGCAGTTGGTTTCAACCTCGACCGGATTGAGTATGAACCTGAACAGTTCCCCGGACTGGTCTACCGTCTTGAAGTTCCCAAAGTTGTTGTCCTTTTGTTCGGATCCGGTAAGTTGATCATAACCGGTGGCAAGGAACCGGAAGATGCAAAGAAAGCAGTGATCAAGATCCTTTCAGACCTGCGCAGCCTTGGTCTGATGTAA
- the truD gene encoding tRNA pseudouridine(13) synthase TruD produces the protein MKPSTYPLERELGMRYYASDAAGIGGRLRASPEDFLVEEIPLPEKGGAAGPYLICLLTKKNWELQHAVKEIAKRLGISHRRIGWSGTKDRNAITRQWISIYNVTAEQVAAIHLKDITLEPVRQSNEALSLGQLLGNRFDLVIRDTQSTDLAEQVQALTVTASEGVPNYFGLQRFGAIRPVTHRVGEWILRGDFEQAVVTYIGLEFPGEVDPVKTIRSDFFTSRDPEPALRNLPVHMAFERAMLHHLYTHPGDYPGALKELPPKLLSLFVSAFQSYLFNCALSQRFDDGGTLNGPVPGDRLIFANGRTDTVTAANVNAVSIHIKRGRCTIALFMPGKVKTEAATLGERIMESLLSDHHITAEDFERAAAFVSTKFEGAWRPITLKTEIESTIENTDVRLKFTLPPGHYATTVCREFMKADPLQMI, from the coding sequence ATGAAACCGAGCACATATCCTCTTGAACGCGAGCTCGGCATGCGCTATTACGCGAGCGATGCTGCAGGGATCGGTGGCAGGCTGAGAGCCTCTCCGGAAGATTTCCTTGTCGAAGAGATCCCGCTTCCGGAAAAAGGCGGCGCTGCCGGTCCGTATCTCATCTGCCTGCTCACAAAAAAGAACTGGGAACTCCAGCATGCCGTCAAGGAGATCGCAAAACGGCTCGGTATCAGCCACCGCCGTATCGGCTGGTCGGGTACAAAAGACCGCAATGCGATAACCCGCCAGTGGATCTCGATCTATAATGTCACTGCCGAGCAGGTAGCAGCAATCCATCTCAAGGATATCACCTTAGAGCCGGTCCGGCAATCGAATGAGGCTTTGTCGCTGGGCCAGCTGCTGGGCAACCGGTTTGACCTGGTCATCCGGGATACCCAATCCACCGATCTCGCAGAGCAGGTGCAGGCTCTCACGGTCACCGCATCCGAAGGCGTTCCCAACTATTTCGGGCTCCAGCGGTTCGGAGCGATCCGTCCGGTTACTCACCGCGTCGGAGAATGGATCCTCCGGGGAGATTTTGAACAGGCAGTTGTTACCTATATCGGACTGGAATTCCCCGGTGAAGTGGATCCGGTCAAGACCATACGATCGGACTTTTTTACCTCCCGCGACCCTGAACCCGCCCTGCGTAACCTTCCGGTTCATATGGCATTTGAACGGGCGATGCTTCACCACCTCTATACTCATCCGGGCGACTACCCGGGTGCCCTTAAGGAGCTGCCGCCAAAACTGCTCTCCCTGTTTGTATCAGCCTTCCAGTCATACCTGTTCAATTGTGCACTCAGCCAGCGGTTCGATGACGGGGGGACCCTTAACGGCCCGGTACCCGGTGACCGGCTGATCTTTGCAAACGGGCGCACGGATACGGTGACGGCAGCGAACGTCAATGCAGTCTCGATCCACATAAAGCGCGGTCGCTGCACGATAGCCCTGTTCATGCCCGGTAAGGTAAAAACAGAGGCAGCAACGCTTGGGGAGCGGATCATGGAATCGCTTCTTTCTGATCATCATATCACCGCGGAAGATTTTGAACGGGCAGCCGCGTTTGTCAGCACAAAATTCGAGGGTGCCTGGAGACCTATCACCTTAAAAACAGAGATTGAATCCACGATAGAAAATACCGATGTGCGGCTGAAGTTCACCCTGCCGCCCGGCCATTACGCAACAACCGTTTGCCGTGAATTTATGAAAGCGGATCCATTACAGATGATATAA
- a CDS encoding ATP-grasp domain-containing protein — translation MKVLLAEYATSHDPSLAHEGAAMLETLKKSFEHCGYDIVLPGSGDFGTEIARLAPTCDMGLVIAPDHLLARYTQILEQHTHNLGCGFMTAALCANKVQTEKILRAHGIPVPAETSAGKRVIKPVKGCGAQGVRVSNKTPDDGEFSQQYIDGEHFSVSIVASRVIGDACLYFTGNPPLVLAVNRQHISETVDGAIHYLGGETPVHPAREAEIIEVAKKAIIVLGGQGYCGVDVVVADKVYIVDVNPRITTSLVGIAACMNEEIAEILVDASKGGGPKEVHLKRSVRFDTHGKVTPL, via the coding sequence ATGAAAGTCCTGCTCGCTGAGTATGCCACCAGTCATGACCCCTCCCTCGCCCACGAGGGCGCAGCAATGTTAGAGACCTTAAAAAAGAGCTTTGAGCACTGCGGGTATGACATTGTACTGCCGGGCTCCGGCGATTTTGGTACCGAGATAGCCCGCCTCGCACCAACCTGTGATATGGGGCTGGTGATCGCACCGGATCACCTGCTGGCACGCTATACACAGATCCTGGAGCAGCACACTCATAATCTCGGGTGCGGTTTCATGACCGCAGCACTCTGTGCCAACAAGGTGCAGACCGAAAAAATCCTGCGTGCGCATGGTATACCGGTACCTGCTGAAACGTCTGCTGGCAAGCGGGTGATAAAACCCGTCAAAGGCTGCGGTGCACAGGGGGTTCGCGTTTCGAACAAAACCCCGGATGACGGGGAATTTTCCCAGCAGTATATTGATGGCGAACATTTCTCGGTAAGTATCGTCGCAAGCCGGGTCATTGGCGATGCGTGCCTGTATTTTACCGGCAATCCCCCGCTTGTCCTGGCCGTAAACCGTCAGCATATCAGTGAGACGGTGGATGGTGCAATTCACTATCTCGGGGGAGAGACGCCGGTTCATCCGGCACGGGAAGCTGAGATCATTGAAGTTGCCAAAAAGGCGATCATTGTTCTTGGGGGCCAGGGATATTGTGGCGTGGATGTGGTTGTTGCCGATAAGGTGTATATCGTGGACGTAAATCCACGGATCACCACAAGCCTTGTCGGGATTGCGGCATGCATGAACGAAGAGATTGCAGAGATCCTTGTTGACGCATCAAAAGGAGGTGGCCCAAAAGAGGTTCACCTGAAAAGAAGCGTTCGCTTTGACACCCACGGGAAGGTCACTCCGTTATGA
- the surE gene encoding 5'/3'-nucleotidase SurE has product MRPSILLTNDDGVSSVGLWAAYEALIPIADVTVVAPATQQSAVGRSISIFEPLRVNQITMNGIPAWSVAGKPTDAVIIGLYALKLAPTMIVSGINIGENLSTESIMTSGTVGAALEGSNQGTKGIAFSLQVEDQGDKFDDPRNLGHSFDAAKTVVRDVVSRVLEHGFSPHTDVINVNIPSVVKGGYEVTRLGPKLFHTGVEKRLDPRGRPYFWINGPLFDDAEEGTDVHAVRKGNVSITPITLDCTSYAAGEDTRKVFKN; this is encoded by the coding sequence ATGAGACCTTCGATCCTGCTCACGAATGATGATGGCGTAAGTTCAGTCGGGCTCTGGGCTGCGTATGAAGCGCTCATCCCCATTGCCGATGTCACGGTTGTTGCACCGGCAACCCAGCAGAGTGCAGTTGGCAGATCGATCTCGATCTTTGAACCGCTGCGGGTAAACCAGATTACTATGAACGGGATTCCGGCGTGGTCGGTTGCCGGTAAACCCACGGATGCGGTGATCATCGGCCTGTATGCGCTCAAACTCGCCCCGACCATGATTGTCAGCGGGATTAATATCGGGGAAAATCTCTCAACAGAGTCGATCATGACTTCTGGCACGGTGGGCGCGGCACTGGAAGGTTCCAACCAGGGCACGAAGGGGATCGCGTTCTCCCTCCAGGTAGAGGATCAGGGGGATAAGTTCGATGACCCCCGCAACTTAGGACACAGCTTCGATGCAGCAAAAACAGTGGTGCGCGACGTGGTCTCCCGGGTGCTCGAGCACGGGTTCTCGCCGCATACCGATGTGATCAATGTGAATATTCCGTCGGTGGTAAAAGGCGGGTATGAAGTGACGCGGCTTGGCCCCAAACTGTTTCACACCGGCGTGGAAAAACGGCTGGATCCCCGCGGTCGCCCGTATTTCTGGATTAATGGCCCGCTCTTTGATGATGCCGAAGAGGGTACGGATGTGCATGCTGTCCGGAAGGGAAATGTGTCAATTACACCTATTACCCTTGACTGCACTTCCTATGCAGCTGGGGAAGATACGAGAAAAGTGTTTAAGAATTGA
- the pth2 gene encoding peptidyl-tRNA hydrolase Pth2 codes for MAVEPEFRYKQCLIIRNDVKMSCGKRCAQAAHASIGAYNNADKTLAKAWISEGQKKVVLKANDERTLHELRVIAERSGISHSLIQDAGMTEIPPGTITALGLGPAKSEDLDKITGALTLL; via the coding sequence ATGGCAGTTGAGCCCGAGTTCCGGTATAAGCAGTGTCTCATCATCAGGAATGATGTCAAGATGAGTTGTGGCAAGCGGTGCGCCCAAGCGGCGCATGCATCTATTGGCGCATACAACAATGCTGACAAGACACTGGCAAAAGCGTGGATCTCCGAAGGGCAGAAGAAAGTGGTGCTCAAGGCCAATGACGAGAGGACCCTGCATGAGCTCCGGGTTATCGCGGAACGGTCCGGTATCTCCCACTCCCTCATCCAGGACGCCGGCATGACCGAGATCCCGCCCGGCACGATCACGGCGCTCGGGCTTGGGCCGGCCAAAAGCGAAGACCTCGATAAGATCACCGGCGCGCTCACCCTGTTATGA
- a CDS encoding ArsR family transcriptional regulator, whose amino-acid sequence MRTENVMYFTEKEEEFANLLIEIGTKRNVAKVLVFLANTPEATSRAIERGTDLRQPEVSIAMRYLLEQDWISSRESKAESKGRPVKIYELAKPIHQIMDSIEKEKKKEANNQLALVHKLRDYLN is encoded by the coding sequence ATGAGAACGGAAAATGTAATGTATTTCACCGAAAAGGAAGAGGAGTTTGCAAACCTCCTCATTGAGATTGGAACCAAAAGAAATGTAGCAAAGGTGCTCGTATTTCTTGCAAACACCCCGGAAGCCACATCCCGGGCTATTGAGCGGGGCACCGATCTCCGCCAGCCGGAAGTCAGCATTGCGATGCGCTACCTGCTCGAACAGGACTGGATCTCCAGCCGCGAGAGCAAGGCAGAGAGCAAGGGTCGCCCGGTTAAGATCTACGAGCTGGCAAAGCCAATCCACCAGATTATGGACAGCATCGAGAAAGAGAAGAAGAAAGAAGCGAACAACCAGCTCGCCCTGGTCCACAAATTACGCGATTATCTCAACTAA
- the sppA gene encoding signal peptide peptidase SppA yields MDGTYTLVPSGSAKPPSHAGLKWFLLIIFGLIVVIGSMIAAFYFTHADQIGVTVIRMEGTMVTGEISDGENIGSEIVGEELRQAADDPMVEAIVLRVNSPGGTPAAAQEIIGDLEYAKSKKPVVVSMGDMGTSAAYYVSAHADRIYANPDTFTGGVGVIWKFSDISRWMEREGYNLSVVKSGSKKDMGSTARPLSFDEETYAQKIVDDSFDTFISDVISQRMISRSDIEDGRVIRGADAVKINVIDELGNLNDAIDGAKKMAQSRD; encoded by the coding sequence ATGGATGGTACCTACACCCTCGTTCCTTCCGGTTCTGCAAAACCCCCGTCCCATGCGGGACTGAAATGGTTTCTACTCATTATCTTCGGGCTCATTGTGGTGATCGGAAGCATGATCGCCGCTTTCTACTTCACCCATGCGGATCAGATTGGCGTTACGGTGATCCGTATGGAAGGCACCATGGTGACCGGGGAGATCTCTGATGGAGAAAATATCGGCAGTGAAATTGTGGGTGAAGAGTTACGGCAGGCTGCTGATGACCCGATGGTAGAAGCAATTGTCCTGCGGGTGAACAGTCCCGGCGGTACACCTGCCGCCGCACAGGAAATTATCGGCGACCTCGAATATGCAAAATCGAAAAAGCCGGTCGTCGTATCCATGGGAGACATGGGAACTTCGGCTGCCTATTACGTGAGCGCCCATGCAGACAGGATCTATGCAAACCCGGATACGTTCACCGGGGGGGTTGGCGTGATATGGAAATTCTCCGATATCAGCCGCTGGATGGAAAGGGAAGGCTACAATCTGAGCGTTGTCAAATCCGGCAGCAAGAAGGATATGGGTTCTACTGCCCGTCCTCTCAGCTTCGATGAAGAGACGTATGCCCAGAAGATCGTGGATGATAGTTTTGACACTTTTATTTCCGATGTGATATCCCAGCGCATGATCTCGCGGTCTGACATCGAAGATGGCAGGGTAATCCGGGGCGCCGATGCAGTAAAAATAAATGTTATCGATGAACTGGGCAATTTAAACGACGCGATTGACGGTGCAAAAAAGATGGCACAGTCAAGGGATTGA
- a CDS encoding hydantoinase/oxoprolinase family protein, translating into MIGIDVGGANLKIVNETGAHIHYCPLWEHAPITSLLIPYVGNPDNPAAVVMSGELADSFSNKMQGISFIVDAVKAAFPRACFYGMDGTFHTHAVPQLAAANWLASAAYLREKYPDAVLLDIGSTTADIIPLNRFASLLDLTDLKRLQNGYLLYTGMLRGNIATLLSSVLLEGIPTPVSSEFFAASADAHLVLGHISADQYTCDAPDKNEKTKAASLRRLARVVCADLEEIGEPGAMQVAEQFWETQRNLICAQVKKVAVNTGARQIIVAGIGAPVFAGELGGIDLNQELGPVADALPAYAVRELALSAVGDAFFS; encoded by the coding sequence ATGATCGGCATCGATGTGGGAGGGGCAAATCTCAAAATTGTCAATGAGACCGGTGCCCACATCCATTACTGCCCGCTCTGGGAACATGCGCCTATCACATCGTTGCTCATCCCGTATGTCGGTAATCCAGATAATCCGGCGGCTGTTGTCATGAGCGGCGAGCTGGCGGACAGTTTTTCGAATAAGATGCAGGGAATCTCGTTCATTGTGGATGCAGTAAAGGCTGCATTTCCCCGCGCCTGTTTTTATGGCATGGACGGAACATTCCATACTCATGCGGTGCCCCAGCTGGCTGCTGCCAACTGGCTTGCTTCAGCAGCATACCTGCGGGAGAAATATCCCGACGCTGTTCTTCTGGATATCGGAAGCACCACTGCTGACATCATCCCGCTCAACCGTTTTGCATCCCTGCTGGATCTGACCGATCTCAAGCGTCTTCAGAACGGGTATCTCCTCTATACCGGGATGTTAAGGGGAAATATTGCCACACTACTCTCCTCGGTTCTTCTTGAGGGTATACCAACTCCGGTCAGCTCAGAATTTTTCGCTGCAAGTGCCGATGCACATCTTGTCCTGGGCCATATCAGCGCTGACCAGTATACCTGTGATGCTCCCGATAAAAATGAAAAAACAAAAGCTGCATCCTTAAGAAGATTAGCCCGGGTTGTTTGCGCTGATCTCGAAGAGATTGGAGAGCCAGGAGCCATGCAGGTTGCAGAACAATTCTGGGAGACGCAGCGAAACCTCATCTGTGCCCAGGTAAAAAAAGTCGCTGTGAACACCGGAGCCCGGCAGATTATTGTTGCCGGTATCGGGGCTCCAGTGTTTGCCGGGGAACTGGGAGGAATTGATCTGAATCAGGAACTGGGGCCAGTTGCAGACGCACTCCCGGCATATGCTGTGCGGGAACTGGCTTTGTCTGCCGTGGGGGATGCATTTTTCTCATGA
- a CDS encoding UbiA family prenyltransferase, translated as MKRLIRFEAYGILFVIAGIFGALLAAGRFDLSLPLLLIFVAASSAFGFVINDISDMALDARSAKPRNPLADGSLTCRTAKLVSAVLLAVSLICMALLPSSLLMVELTVLFVFITYSFWIEVKNIAGLDLVYHALFPALYGLLGYVLYHPLDLTGIVYVVLLGIFGAVGELGNEIRDLEKDRTERKNTVVIIGERAAFFLTIAFMVCAFGIIAVFAVLEPGFFWLLPFVPFGVFLVHPIIKAMKDSAYKMQFVDAINNRAILLAAAMLVVYGIIRLSAVI; from the coding sequence TTGAAACGGCTCATACGGTTTGAGGCTTATGGTATCCTCTTTGTAATCGCGGGGATCTTCGGGGCGCTTCTTGCAGCGGGCCGGTTCGATCTTTCCCTCCCGCTCCTTCTGATCTTTGTTGCAGCATCGTCTGCATTCGGGTTTGTCATTAACGATATCTCGGATATGGCACTGGATGCCCGCTCCGCAAAACCCCGGAATCCGCTTGCCGATGGTTCATTGACATGCCGGACCGCAAAACTGGTCAGTGCCGTTTTGCTTGCAGTCTCGCTTATCTGCATGGCACTCCTGCCCTCATCCCTTCTCATGGTGGAACTGACAGTCCTTTTCGTATTTATCACCTATTCATTCTGGATCGAAGTAAAAAATATTGCCGGCCTTGATCTTGTCTATCATGCCCTGTTTCCGGCGCTCTATGGTCTGCTCGGGTACGTGCTGTACCATCCGCTGGATCTTACCGGTATAGTCTATGTAGTCCTGCTCGGGATATTCGGGGCAGTCGGGGAGCTGGGCAATGAGATACGGGATCTCGAAAAAGACCGGACCGAGCGAAAAAATACCGTTGTTATTATCGGGGAGCGGGCTGCATTTTTCTTAACCATTGCGTTTATGGTCTGCGCCTTTGGCATCATTGCGGTCTTTGCAGTTCTTGAACCGGGCTTTTTCTGGCTTCTGCCGTTCGTCCCGTTCGGGGTGTTCCTCGTCCACCCGATCATAAAGGCCATGAAGGATTCGGCATACAAGATGCAGTTTGTGGATGCGATCAACAACCGGGCAATCCTGCTTGCCGCAGCGATGCTTGTCGTGTATGGCATTATACGGCTTTCAGCCGTTATCTGA
- a CDS encoding CDP-alcohol phosphatidyltransferase family protein yields the protein MNITALRPRFTRYLEPVAEVFVRIGITPNQISLLALLAGIACAVLFFQRQFFLGALFLLLSAIFDLVDGSVARKTNAHTNFGAVFDWIVDKYVDALVLLGVGLSGITIVSQFFAVPPLADFAVVAFAIIGSLMNTFIKPVVYAEIGYQEKVEGKIDDPLEGVGFFGRPETILVLILGGVSGFIWAAVIIIAVCTNLSAIQRIIYLYKTLS from the coding sequence ATGAATATTACTGCACTCCGTCCAAGGTTTACCCGGTACCTTGAGCCGGTCGCAGAGGTCTTTGTCAGGATTGGTATTACACCTAACCAGATCTCTCTGCTTGCCTTACTTGCCGGCATAGCGTGTGCGGTTTTGTTTTTTCAGCGGCAGTTCTTCTTAGGAGCTCTTTTCCTTTTACTCTCCGCGATCTTTGACCTCGTGGATGGAAGTGTAGCGAGAAAGACCAATGCCCACACGAATTTCGGGGCTGTCTTTGACTGGATCGTAGACAAGTACGTCGATGCCCTTGTGCTCCTTGGGGTGGGACTGAGCGGGATTACCATTGTCAGCCAGTTCTTTGCCGTTCCCCCGCTTGCGGATTTTGCCGTTGTCGCGTTTGCCATCATAGGTTCCCTGATGAATACGTTCATCAAACCCGTGGTGTACGCGGAGATCGGTTACCAGGAAAAAGTGGAAGGAAAGATCGATGATCCTCTGGAAGGGGTGGGATTTTTTGGCCGGCCTGAGACCATTCTTGTATTGATTCTTGGCGGTGTATCCGGTTTTATCTGGGCAGCGGTGATCATCATTGCAGTCTGTACAAACCTTTCTGCAATCCAGCGGATCATCTATCTTTACAAAACGCTTTCCTGA